From the Gordonia bronchialis DSM 43247 genome, one window contains:
- a CDS encoding MFS transporter, protein MRSPTTERAEISFRRRWASAAVLSVSLLVVVVDMTILNIALPDLAADLRPSADQQLWIIDIYSLVLAGLLLSMSSLGDRWGRKRMLLLGFTMFGAASALALVATTPEIVIGVRALLGVGGAMIMPTTLSLLRSVFTDPSERATALGLWAAVSGLGAAVGPIAGGLLLEYFSWRAAFLVNVPLMGLALIAAAIILPESRHPQPGRWDVVGAGMSILGMVLLVWSIKRLAKEEFAAPGAWVALAAAVIVLGAFVWRCMRRSDALLDIGLFTSRPFSAGVLAALGSMFGLAAALLLLAQWLQLVEGHSPIQAGIRLLPVAAAAMVSSILAPLTAKAIGARPVLAGGIALAGLGMAIMWWGSGSIPFGLVVVSQIFIGFGIGSLAIASAMIMSGTPDEKAGNAAALEETSYDLGNVLGVAVLGSIAAVLYRSTLTADLAGAPDPTMVSAAGESLGSAMTIAEQSNSPELAAAAADAFTGALRDTSLVGGLILMAVAGLVWMITPRGTDITQQHR, encoded by the coding sequence ATGCGGTCACCGACAACTGAGCGCGCAGAGATATCGTTCCGCCGGCGATGGGCGTCAGCGGCTGTGCTCTCGGTGAGCCTCCTGGTGGTCGTCGTCGATATGACGATCCTCAACATCGCTCTGCCGGATCTGGCCGCAGATCTGCGTCCGAGTGCCGATCAGCAGCTGTGGATCATCGACATCTACTCACTCGTCCTCGCCGGATTGCTGCTGTCGATGAGCTCACTCGGTGACCGCTGGGGCCGAAAACGGATGCTGCTCTTGGGTTTCACAATGTTCGGTGCCGCATCGGCACTGGCGCTGGTGGCCACGACACCCGAGATCGTCATCGGCGTCCGCGCACTGCTCGGCGTCGGTGGTGCGATGATCATGCCGACGACATTGTCGTTGCTGCGCAGCGTGTTCACCGATCCGTCCGAACGCGCCACCGCACTGGGGCTGTGGGCCGCGGTCTCGGGCCTCGGTGCCGCAGTCGGGCCGATCGCCGGCGGCCTGCTGCTCGAGTACTTCTCGTGGCGGGCGGCCTTCCTGGTGAACGTGCCGCTGATGGGGCTCGCCCTGATCGCCGCGGCCATCATCCTGCCCGAGTCCCGTCATCCGCAGCCGGGGCGATGGGATGTCGTCGGCGCCGGTATGTCGATCCTCGGTATGGTGCTGCTCGTCTGGTCCATCAAACGACTCGCCAAAGAGGAGTTCGCCGCTCCCGGTGCGTGGGTGGCGTTGGCGGCGGCGGTGATCGTGCTCGGTGCCTTCGTGTGGCGGTGCATGCGTCGCTCGGACGCACTGCTCGATATCGGGCTGTTCACCAGTCGGCCGTTCAGTGCGGGCGTGCTGGCGGCACTGGGATCGATGTTCGGGCTCGCGGCGGCGCTGCTCCTGCTGGCGCAGTGGCTGCAGCTGGTCGAAGGTCACTCGCCGATCCAGGCCGGTATCCGGCTCCTGCCCGTTGCCGCGGCGGCCATGGTGTCCTCGATACTCGCGCCGTTGACCGCGAAAGCGATCGGCGCGCGCCCGGTTCTGGCCGGCGGTATCGCGCTGGCCGGACTCGGCATGGCGATCATGTGGTGGGGATCGGGATCGATCCCCTTCGGCCTCGTGGTGGTGTCGCAGATTTTCATCGGGTTCGGCATCGGGTCACTCGCGATCGCGTCGGCGATGATCATGTCCGGCACGCCGGACGAGAAGGCAGGCAACGCGGCAGCGCTGGAGGAGACCTCGTACGACCTCGGCAACGTGCTGGGCGTCGCTGTGTTGGGCAGCATCGCCGCGGTGCTCTACCGGTCGACGCTGACCGCTGATCTCGCGGGTGCACCGGATCCGACGATGGTGTCGGCGGCGGGTGAGTCGCTCGGTTCGGCCATGACGATCGCCGAACAGTCGAACTCGCCCGAGCTGGCCGCCGCTGCCGCGGATGCGTTCACCGGGGCCCTGCGCGACACCAGTCTCGTCGGCGGCCTGATCCTGATGGCGGTCGCCGGTCTGGTGTGGATGATCACGCCGCGCGGAACCGACATCACCCAGCAGCACCGGTGA
- a CDS encoding L,D-transpeptidase, translated as MGIGRTRRTSLVISGILLAVMALLTSCTQDPSYSDNVSSSNLLGDKLMPSLAFSENGDKPLGDNSVGVQPGAPITVRSSEGTLTSVVITKSNGQPVRGTLSEGGTKWVSDEVLGFNRTYTLAADATGVGGTSSKRVSFTTSAPNNLTQAYVTPTAEDRVVGVGQPVAVKFDEVIPNRRAAERAIKVTANPPVEGAFYWISDTEVRWRPQHFWRPGTQVNVEVNTEGIDLGDGLYGQQNVKRQFRIGRSMIITADDNTKMVTFKRDGRVIKTMPTSMGKPGTETDNGWYLVSDKHDHIIMDSSTYGVPVGSADGYRTPVDYATRMSYSGIFFHSAPWSVWAQGNTNTSHGCLNLSPDNALWVLQNTLKGDPVLVKNTAGGTLSGVDGLGDWNIDWAQWKAGNAAG; from the coding sequence ATGGGGATCGGTCGAACCCGGCGAACGTCACTCGTGATCAGTGGGATTCTGCTGGCGGTGATGGCGTTGTTGACGTCCTGCACACAGGACCCGTCCTACTCCGACAATGTCTCGAGTTCCAACCTGCTCGGGGACAAGCTCATGCCAAGTCTCGCGTTCAGCGAGAACGGCGACAAGCCGCTCGGCGACAACTCCGTCGGCGTCCAGCCGGGCGCACCGATCACCGTGCGTTCCAGCGAGGGAACGCTGACATCGGTGGTCATTACGAAGTCCAACGGTCAGCCGGTCCGCGGCACGCTCAGTGAGGGCGGCACCAAGTGGGTCAGCGACGAGGTCCTCGGTTTCAACCGGACCTACACGCTCGCCGCGGACGCGACCGGCGTCGGCGGCACCAGCTCCAAGCGGGTGTCGTTCACCACGAGTGCGCCCAACAACCTGACCCAGGCGTACGTGACCCCCACCGCCGAGGATCGCGTGGTCGGCGTCGGCCAGCCGGTCGCGGTCAAGTTCGACGAGGTCATCCCGAACCGACGCGCCGCGGAGCGGGCCATCAAGGTCACCGCCAATCCGCCGGTGGAGGGTGCGTTCTACTGGATCAGCGACACCGAGGTGCGCTGGCGGCCACAGCACTTCTGGCGTCCCGGCACGCAGGTGAACGTCGAGGTGAACACCGAGGGCATCGATCTCGGTGACGGCCTCTACGGTCAGCAGAACGTCAAGCGGCAGTTCCGCATCGGACGGTCGATGATCATCACCGCCGACGACAACACCAAGATGGTCACCTTCAAACGCGACGGCCGGGTCATCAAGACCATGCCGACATCGATGGGCAAGCCGGGCACCGAGACCGACAACGGCTGGTACCTGGTGTCCGACAAGCACGACCACATCATCATGGACTCGTCGACCTACGGTGTCCCGGTCGGGTCGGCCGACGGCTACCGCACGCCCGTCGACTACGCGACACGGATGTCCTACAGTGGCATTTTCTTCCACTCGGCCCCGTGGTCGGTGTGGGCCCAGGGCAACACCAACACCAGCCACGGCTGTCTGAACCTGAGCCCGGACAACGCGCTGTGGGTGTTGCAGAACACGCTGAAGGGCGACCCGGTCCTGGTCAAGAACACCGCAGGCGGAACCCTGTCGGGCGTCGACGGGCTGGGTGACTGGAACATCGACTGGGCGCAATGGAAGGCCGGAAACGCCGCCGGCTGA
- a CDS encoding TetR/AcrR family transcriptional regulator: MAQTQQPTQRRRRDPAQRRQVIIDAAAELIVELGSAGLTHRLVADRAGVPLGSTTQYFTSLDELREAGLHHLADEIDGEVRDFAGVLRERGASADVFGEMLHAYLCDIRLVRADLALLNAAFVDPALGPLALRLPTAVIYLLIPHIGEQRARAVAAYVDGVAMHTVLRGTTPTIAELSDALAALTNSGEADAVTDN, translated from the coding sequence GTGGCCCAGACGCAGCAGCCGACCCAACGGCGACGACGCGACCCCGCACAGCGCAGACAGGTCATCATCGACGCCGCCGCGGAACTGATCGTCGAGCTTGGTTCGGCGGGGCTGACCCATCGGCTCGTGGCCGACCGGGCCGGGGTCCCACTGGGCTCGACCACCCAGTACTTCACCAGCCTCGACGAGCTGCGCGAGGCGGGACTGCATCACCTGGCCGACGAGATCGACGGGGAGGTACGCGATTTCGCCGGTGTGTTACGGGAACGGGGCGCGTCGGCCGACGTGTTCGGTGAGATGCTGCATGCCTACCTGTGCGACATCCGGCTGGTTCGTGCCGATCTGGCACTGTTGAACGCGGCCTTCGTCGACCCTGCGCTGGGTCCGCTGGCGTTGCGCTTGCCGACCGCGGTCATCTACCTCCTCATCCCTCATATCGGGGAACAACGCGCTCGGGCGGTTGCCGCCTACGTCGACGGTGTTGCGATGCACACCGTGCTGAGGGGCACGACGCCGACCATTGCCGAACTGTCCGACGCGCTTGCCGCACTGACGAATTCCGGAGAAGCCGATGCGGTCACCGACAACTGA
- a CDS encoding DUF4185 domain-containing protein, whose translation MSIGRGLPRWTSVCVAMVILSAGAGVAGTGRAEAVPREWLPSSGCVNDLPPKPVHRPFDPRDLIPKLPDHIGIPLPYPRVLPVPEPAPEVPQVRIPSQLPPRDPCSDPCPDITDPPKLKPGGPALSIEFPKITLDPRPINIPIPVPNPNPPELPPPPKAKAPGFDAGPTAPRPTPPRVGRVDFVSTLTGKGSTSRTDKRWQVMGTDLGIMWQSKPGQVAIAFGDTFGKGFKPPGANGRDWRSNVLGFSTDKNLADGMSIDTMVQDSRCHAVQVLSSRHIDYYEMTTIPTSGFAIGDRQYMSYMSVRTWGPIPGVWLTNYGGLAYSDDGGSTWTRDPYARWDNIFGTSRFQVSAMVPKGDYVYMFGTPNSRIGTVGLARVAKADVLNKTAYQYWRDGRWVPARDGNVASPLFFGPAGELSARFDETSQRWQLSYLDAFRGSIVLRRAREPQGLWSEPAELVHSQRYAQLYGGFLHPWSRGNDLYFTMSTWTQYNVSLMRAHLY comes from the coding sequence ATGTCGATCGGCCGGGGACTCCCTCGATGGACGTCGGTGTGTGTGGCCATGGTGATCCTGAGCGCCGGGGCCGGTGTGGCCGGGACCGGGAGGGCCGAGGCCGTGCCGCGGGAGTGGCTGCCGAGTTCGGGCTGTGTGAACGACCTGCCGCCCAAGCCGGTGCATCGGCCCTTCGATCCGCGCGATCTGATCCCGAAGTTGCCCGACCACATCGGGATTCCGCTGCCCTACCCGCGGGTCCTGCCGGTTCCCGAACCGGCGCCGGAGGTGCCGCAGGTACGCATACCGTCGCAGCTGCCGCCCCGCGACCCGTGCTCGGACCCGTGCCCCGACATCACCGACCCGCCCAAACTCAAACCGGGCGGTCCCGCGCTGAGCATCGAGTTCCCCAAGATCACCTTGGATCCGCGCCCGATCAACATCCCGATCCCGGTGCCCAATCCGAACCCGCCCGAGTTGCCGCCACCACCGAAGGCCAAGGCGCCCGGATTCGACGCCGGACCGACGGCACCGCGCCCGACTCCGCCCCGCGTCGGCCGAGTGGATTTCGTGTCGACCCTGACCGGGAAGGGCTCCACCAGCCGGACCGACAAACGCTGGCAGGTGATGGGCACCGACCTCGGCATCATGTGGCAGTCCAAGCCGGGACAGGTCGCGATCGCCTTCGGCGACACCTTCGGTAAGGGTTTCAAGCCACCAGGGGCCAATGGACGGGACTGGCGCAGCAACGTGCTCGGCTTCTCCACCGACAAGAACCTCGCCGACGGCATGTCGATCGACACGATGGTCCAGGACAGTCGGTGCCACGCCGTGCAAGTGCTCAGCTCCAGGCACATCGACTACTACGAGATGACGACGATCCCTACGTCGGGATTCGCCATCGGCGACCGTCAGTACATGAGCTATATGTCGGTCCGTACCTGGGGCCCGATCCCCGGGGTGTGGCTGACCAACTACGGCGGGCTGGCCTACTCCGACGACGGCGGCTCCACCTGGACGCGCGATCCATATGCCCGGTGGGACAACATCTTCGGCACGAGCCGCTTCCAGGTGTCCGCGATGGTCCCCAAGGGCGACTACGTGTACATGTTCGGTACGCCCAACTCCCGGATCGGTACCGTGGGGCTCGCTCGGGTTGCCAAAGCCGACGTGCTGAACAAGACGGCCTACCAGTACTGGCGAGACGGTCGCTGGGTGCCCGCCCGAGACGGCAACGTCGCCTCACCGCTGTTCTTCGGCCCGGCCGGTGAACTGTCGGCCCGCTTCGACGAGACCAGCCAACGCTGGCAGCTCAGCTACCTCGACGCGTTCCGCGGTTCGATCGTGCTGCGCCGGGCCCGTGAACCGCAGGGGCTGTGGTCCGAGCCGGCCGAACTGGTGCATTCGCAACGGTATGCCCAGCTCTACGGCGGGTTCCTGCATCCGTGGTCTCGTGGGAATGACCTGTACTTCACGATGTCCACCTGGACCCAGTACAACGTGTCACTCATGCGCGCCCACCTGTACTGA
- a CDS encoding neutral/alkaline ceramidase, with amino-acid sequence MDISRRRALGAAATLGGGVALGVGVRTVGAASAAPRPADSTNYLVGCGIADMTGAVAGQGMMGYSEADQVAEGLLQRCWARAYIVVDEAIGSRVVFVTADIACLFQSHHMGLMPRLRARFGSLYTERNVNLNATHSHASCGGTAWDYAYSLAAYGFKKNSYEAEVDGLFAAIVRAHENLAPGSISIGRGELHDASANRSKVAFDLNPASERRHFPSAIDPTVTVLRFRQGGNDIGAITWFSTHGTSLTDRNRLIAGDNKGYASYRWESTQPGFVAAFPQTNSGDMTPNLNLIKMRPSGPTFDNRRNCAIIGERQYLAGRNAFDGARAMSRGGVDSIVRYVDMSAVSIDAAYTPEGRPARTTPAMMGAAAAATSTEDNYYSQLPFLQEGVTNPLVAAFGGDRRPPIAPWMRDMQAPKLILFPLGLLPPSPWIPQVVPLQIMRIGELVLVAVPAEVTIVAGLRLRQVVADALRVDLDDVLVQGYSNAYTQYVTTPEEYDAQQYEGGETQFGRWTLSAYMQEFARLAAAMATGRPLGRGPAPLDKSAVQPDLLPAVPPDRPVAGRRYGDVLVSPRSRYRAGQQVAVTFVGAHPNNDFRHGRTYLEIQRRERTGWHTIADDNDWSTEFRWSRPAGSSDASHIRITWTPPPGTSGTYRVRYHGNSRDARGVVREISGTSRAFAVDAK; translated from the coding sequence ATGGACATCAGTCGTAGGCGGGCACTCGGGGCTGCCGCAACCCTCGGCGGCGGTGTCGCGCTGGGGGTGGGCGTCCGGACCGTCGGCGCGGCGAGTGCGGCACCGCGCCCGGCCGACAGCACGAACTATCTCGTCGGCTGCGGGATCGCGGACATGACCGGCGCCGTCGCGGGGCAGGGCATGATGGGCTACTCCGAGGCCGACCAGGTGGCCGAGGGCCTGCTCCAGCGATGCTGGGCCCGTGCCTACATCGTCGTCGACGAGGCCATCGGCAGCCGCGTCGTCTTTGTCACCGCCGACATCGCCTGCCTGTTCCAATCGCATCACATGGGCCTGATGCCCAGGCTGCGTGCCCGGTTCGGGTCGCTCTACACCGAACGCAACGTGAACCTCAACGCCACCCATTCCCACGCGTCCTGCGGAGGAACCGCCTGGGATTACGCGTATTCACTTGCGGCATACGGGTTCAAAAAGAATTCCTATGAGGCCGAGGTGGACGGCCTGTTCGCCGCGATCGTCCGTGCGCACGAGAACCTCGCACCCGGTTCCATCAGCATCGGCCGTGGCGAACTCCACGATGCGAGCGCCAACCGCTCGAAGGTCGCCTTCGATCTCAACCCCGCATCCGAGCGCCGGCACTTCCCGTCGGCCATCGACCCCACGGTGACTGTCCTGCGATTTCGGCAGGGCGGAAATGACATCGGGGCTATCACCTGGTTCTCCACGCACGGCACCTCGCTGACCGACCGCAACCGTCTGATCGCCGGTGACAACAAGGGCTACGCGAGTTACCGCTGGGAGAGCACGCAACCCGGCTTTGTCGCGGCGTTCCCGCAGACCAACTCGGGTGACATGACACCCAACCTCAACCTGATCAAGATGCGGCCGAGCGGTCCCACCTTCGACAATCGGCGCAACTGCGCCATCATCGGGGAACGCCAGTATCTGGCCGGGCGCAACGCATTCGACGGGGCACGCGCGATGAGCCGGGGCGGGGTCGACTCGATTGTGCGCTACGTCGACATGTCGGCCGTCTCCATCGATGCCGCCTACACCCCGGAAGGCCGGCCGGCACGGACCACGCCGGCGATGATGGGTGCAGCGGCCGCGGCCACCAGCACCGAGGACAACTACTATTCACAACTACCCTTCCTGCAGGAAGGGGTCACCAATCCGCTCGTGGCCGCCTTCGGCGGTGACCGACGTCCACCGATCGCACCGTGGATGCGCGACATGCAGGCACCCAAGCTGATCTTGTTTCCACTCGGTTTGCTGCCGCCGTCGCCGTGGATCCCGCAGGTCGTGCCGCTACAGATCATGCGGATCGGTGAGTTGGTCTTGGTGGCCGTACCCGCCGAGGTGACCATCGTCGCCGGGCTACGACTGCGGCAGGTGGTCGCCGACGCCTTGCGCGTAGATCTCGACGACGTTCTGGTGCAAGGCTATTCGAATGCCTACACCCAGTACGTGACCACTCCCGAGGAGTATGACGCCCAGCAGTACGAAGGCGGGGAAACCCAGTTCGGGCGGTGGACCCTGTCGGCCTACATGCAGGAGTTCGCCCGCCTCGCCGCCGCGATGGCCACCGGCCGGCCGCTCGGCCGCGGTCCCGCTCCGCTGGACAAGTCCGCGGTGCAGCCCGATCTGCTGCCCGCCGTCCCACCCGACCGCCCCGTCGCCGGACGCCGCTACGGCGATGTCCTGGTGAGTCCACGGTCCCGCTACCGCGCCGGCCAGCAGGTGGCGGTGACCTTCGTGGGTGCCCACCCCAACAACGACTTCCGGCACGGTCGCACCTATCTGGAGATCCAGCGCCGCGAGCGCACCGGGTGGCACACGATCGCCGACGACAACGACTGGTCCACCGAGTTCCGTTGGTCCCGACCCGCGGGCAGCTCCGACGCCTCGCACATCCGCATCACCTGGACTCCCCCGCCCGGTACGTCGGGCACCTATCGCGTCCGCTATCACGGCAACAGCCGCGACGCCCGCGGTGTCGTTCGTGAGATCAGCGGCACCTCACGGGCGTTCGCTGTCGACGCGAAATAG
- a CDS encoding flavin monoamine oxidase family protein produces the protein MSTHVSRRRFLAGTALAAGATAGTLAAGRTPAGAAPAGGVVDAIVVGAGLSGLAAAKTLTEAGASVVVLEARNRAGGRVHNIRSPRLGATLDAGAEFIGPTQNHIVALATEFDVRSIRTYNTGDSIFYNDGRVHRMSAALPLPLIPDVGEAGPALARAQVDALAGFPVGEPWKHPDARRLDSLTWKQYTDQMVNTQTARDLMQVAMSAPLSVRPDEVSALYFLNYIAASGDENNPGTLIRLLSTDGGAQEKLFEGGAALIPLRMARALGPRVIYNAPVRTINTAGGMATVSSDAGTFRARKVIVAMSPAISDQIDYRPGLPAARVGLTRGYHMGAVSKFAALYRRPFWRDKGLSGQVYGDGRPIDVTFESYAENRHILMGFISADAMRRLDHAPEHQIVRECIGNFVDYFGPHARDFIDYGIFKWDLEPWSRGGPVAVSSPGTLTRFGPALREPVGPIHWAGTETADYWTGYMDGAVRSGKRAAREVLGALR, from the coding sequence ATGAGCACACACGTCTCACGCCGGCGTTTCCTCGCCGGCACAGCGCTGGCCGCCGGAGCCACCGCCGGCACGCTCGCAGCAGGCCGCACACCGGCTGGTGCCGCGCCGGCCGGAGGGGTCGTCGACGCGATCGTGGTCGGCGCGGGATTGTCCGGACTCGCCGCCGCCAAGACGCTGACCGAGGCCGGGGCGTCGGTGGTCGTTCTCGAAGCACGCAATCGGGCCGGCGGCCGAGTGCACAACATCAGGTCTCCACGCCTGGGCGCCACCCTGGATGCCGGGGCCGAGTTCATCGGTCCGACGCAGAACCACATTGTCGCGCTGGCAACCGAATTCGACGTCCGCAGCATCCGCACCTACAACACCGGCGACAGCATCTTCTACAACGACGGCCGGGTACACCGGATGTCGGCCGCACTGCCGCTGCCACTCATTCCCGACGTCGGCGAAGCCGGTCCCGCGCTGGCCCGCGCCCAGGTCGACGCACTGGCGGGATTCCCGGTGGGCGAACCCTGGAAGCATCCCGATGCGCGACGTCTGGACTCACTCACCTGGAAGCAGTACACCGACCAGATGGTGAACACCCAGACCGCCCGCGACCTGATGCAGGTCGCCATGTCGGCGCCGCTGTCGGTCCGGCCCGACGAGGTCTCCGCGTTGTACTTCCTCAACTACATCGCCGCGTCGGGCGACGAGAACAACCCGGGCACCCTGATCCGTCTGCTCAGTACCGACGGCGGCGCGCAGGAGAAGCTCTTCGAGGGCGGGGCCGCACTGATCCCGCTGCGAATGGCCAGGGCTCTCGGCCCTCGGGTGATCTACAACGCACCGGTCCGCACCATCAACACGGCGGGCGGTATGGCCACCGTTTCCAGCGACGCCGGGACCTTCCGCGCACGCAAGGTCATCGTCGCGATGTCACCGGCTATCAGCGACCAGATCGATTACCGCCCAGGCCTTCCCGCCGCCCGGGTAGGCCTCACCCGCGGCTACCACATGGGTGCGGTGAGCAAGTTCGCCGCGCTGTACCGCCGCCCCTTCTGGCGGGACAAGGGACTGTCGGGGCAGGTATACGGCGACGGCCGCCCGATCGACGTCACCTTCGAGAGCTACGCGGAGAACCGGCACATCCTGATGGGCTTCATCTCCGCCGACGCCATGCGCCGCCTCGACCACGCACCCGAACACCAGATCGTGCGTGAGTGCATCGGCAACTTCGTCGACTACTTCGGGCCCCACGCCCGCGACTTCATCGACTACGGGATCTTCAAATGGGATCTCGAGCCGTGGTCACGGGGCGGTCCCGTCGCGGTCAGCTCGCCGGGAACACTCACCCGGTTCGGTCCGGCGCTGCGCGAACCGGTCGGGCCCATCCACTGGGCCGGAACCGAAACCGCCGACTACTGGACCGGCTACATGGACGGCGCGGTCCGCTCCGGTAAGCGCGCCGCCCGTGAGGTTCTCGGAGCGCTCCGGTGA
- a CDS encoding TetR/AcrR family transcriptional regulator, with amino-acid sequence MRIPVEKRRELLLDSAFHVIARGGVDGATTRAICANAGVTLSTFHYVFESREALLAALVQRGVTVELEAVTEALAEGASVGTRGRTGVEQMLYGALSAYIDGVVADPDREQAMIALNQYARQTDGLREFGAQMYHAYYDAIADGLDAAAALAGMSWTTPVRDLAPLVVAATDGITLSYLNIRDVAVCRTIARATTTLLLTHVTDAIDAGGTHGHQS; translated from the coding sequence GTGAGGATTCCCGTTGAGAAGCGGCGGGAGTTGTTGCTGGACTCCGCCTTTCATGTGATCGCGCGCGGCGGCGTCGACGGCGCGACCACGCGCGCGATCTGCGCGAACGCCGGGGTGACACTCTCGACATTCCACTACGTCTTCGAGTCGCGCGAGGCCTTGCTGGCCGCACTGGTGCAACGCGGTGTCACCGTTGAACTCGAGGCCGTCACCGAGGCCCTCGCCGAGGGCGCAAGCGTGGGCACCCGCGGGCGGACGGGGGTCGAGCAAATGTTGTACGGCGCGCTGTCGGCGTATATCGACGGCGTCGTCGCCGACCCCGATCGCGAGCAGGCGATGATCGCGCTCAACCAGTACGCGCGGCAAACCGACGGACTGCGCGAGTTCGGCGCCCAGATGTACCACGCCTACTATGACGCCATCGCCGACGGCCTCGACGCGGCGGCCGCTCTCGCCGGCATGAGTTGGACGACGCCCGTGCGTGATCTCGCTCCGCTGGTGGTCGCAGCCACTGACGGGATCACGTTGTCCTACCTGAACATTCGTGACGTCGCGGTCTGCCGGACCATCGCACGAGCCACCACCACACTGTTGCTGACACACGTCACCGACGCCATCGATGCGGGGGGAACACATGGACATCAGTCGTAG
- a CDS encoding L,D-transpeptidase — MSVLSGCTSDPTYSDAITQAPGLDTIGRPQISVTGWGQKPMRDEAVGVMPGARITVTAHYGNLDSVFVTGPDGPVRGHTSPDGANWVNDEALDYGAQYTLTAAARGVEGQGARRVAFTTASAESFADVSTITNDGETVGVGQPVVINFDQPITDKLNAQRAIAVTTDPPVEGAFYWVNDSMLRWRPEHFWAPGTKVKVAARLKGIDLGGGVFGQNDLTTSFTVGRRFVAIADDKTKMITIYVNGRVVKTMPTSMGKDSTPTNNGIYIVAEREPSVIMDSSTYGVPVNSPEGYKETVYDATRISFSGIYVHSAPWSLGDQGNTDVSNGCLNVSPDNAEWFLTHALRGDIVIAKNTVGPPLPGDDGLGDWNVPWSVWKRGNANS, encoded by the coding sequence ATGTCCGTATTGTCTGGATGCACAAGCGATCCCACGTATTCCGATGCGATCACGCAGGCACCTGGCCTCGACACCATCGGCCGTCCGCAGATCTCGGTCACCGGGTGGGGCCAGAAGCCGATGAGGGATGAGGCCGTCGGCGTGATGCCCGGCGCCCGCATCACGGTCACCGCGCACTACGGCAATCTCGACTCGGTGTTCGTCACCGGACCCGACGGCCCGGTCCGCGGCCACACCTCGCCCGACGGTGCCAACTGGGTCAACGACGAGGCCCTTGATTACGGGGCGCAGTACACCCTCACCGCGGCCGCCCGTGGCGTCGAAGGGCAGGGGGCCCGGCGCGTCGCCTTCACCACCGCGTCGGCGGAATCGTTTGCCGACGTGTCGACGATCACCAACGACGGCGAGACCGTCGGCGTCGGACAGCCGGTGGTGATCAACTTCGATCAGCCGATCACCGACAAGCTCAACGCCCAGCGCGCCATCGCGGTGACCACCGATCCGCCTGTCGAGGGTGCCTTCTACTGGGTCAACGACAGCATGCTGCGCTGGCGGCCCGAACACTTCTGGGCCCCCGGGACCAAGGTGAAGGTCGCAGCGCGGCTCAAGGGCATCGATCTCGGTGGCGGCGTGTTCGGTCAGAACGACCTCACCACCTCGTTCACCGTCGGCCGGCGCTTCGTCGCCATCGCCGACGACAAGACCAAGATGATCACCATCTACGTGAACGGGCGCGTCGTGAAGACGATGCCCACCTCGATGGGCAAGGACTCCACGCCCACCAACAACGGGATCTACATCGTCGCCGAACGCGAACCGAGCGTCATCATGGATTCGTCCACCTATGGGGTGCCGGTCAATTCGCCCGAGGGCTATAAGGAGACCGTGTACGACGCGACGCGGATCTCGTTCAGCGGCATCTATGTTCACTCCGCCCCGTGGTCACTGGGTGATCAGGGCAACACCGACGTGAGCAACGGATGCCTCAACGTCAGTCCCGACAACGCCGAGTGGTTCCTCACACATGCGCTGCGCGGTGACATCGTGATCGCGAAAAACACTGTCGGCCCGCCACTTCCGGGGGATGACGGGCTCGGTGACTGGAACGTGCCGTGGTCGGTGTGGAAGCGTGGCAACGCCAACTCCTAG